The following proteins are encoded in a genomic region of Desulfosporosinus youngiae DSM 17734:
- a CDS encoding Zn-dependent hydrolase produces MINKQRLFNRLLQLGEIGKQESGGITRLAFTPEDRAAKNLVASFMKEAGLSVREDAVGNIIGRLEGRNPEAPVLLTGSHIDSVYNGGIFDGALGIIGGIEVLQTMKEQGIETEHPIEVYAFNDEEGARFSYSMLGSRGVIGTLRPEDLELKDKEGISIAAIMKAQGLDPALIRCAARIKGSIKAFVELHIEQGKVLESNNQSVGIVTGIVNELWLKCTFKGEAGHAGTTPMAMRHDALVAASEFIQAVEREARQTGTTVATVGKLNVLPGGINIIPGTVELTLDLRDLNQAVSDQVEDSIFREGKRICRERSLEMRTEVLQRIPPSLCSEEFQRAAKDAFDKLGLKPFYLPSGAGHDAMQLVNICPIGMIFIRSKDGISHNPAEWSSPDDCANGANVLYHTLLRLDSLDEEESKQFSSIACS; encoded by the coding sequence GTGATTAACAAACAACGACTATTTAACAGGCTGCTCCAGTTAGGGGAAATAGGAAAACAGGAATCCGGCGGTATCACCCGGTTAGCCTTTACCCCAGAAGACCGCGCAGCAAAAAATCTCGTCGCTTCCTTTATGAAAGAAGCCGGTTTAAGCGTACGGGAAGACGCGGTTGGCAATATTATTGGGCGCTTAGAAGGTCGTAATCCGGAAGCCCCAGTGCTGCTCACGGGGTCACATATTGATTCTGTATATAACGGAGGGATCTTCGATGGCGCTTTAGGGATTATCGGAGGAATTGAGGTTCTCCAAACTATGAAGGAACAGGGTATTGAGACCGAACATCCGATTGAAGTTTATGCGTTTAATGATGAAGAAGGGGCTCGCTTTAGCTACAGTATGTTGGGCAGCAGGGGGGTTATTGGCACTCTTAGACCCGAAGATTTGGAACTTAAGGATAAAGAGGGTATCTCGATTGCAGCTATTATGAAAGCTCAGGGCTTAGATCCGGCTCTTATTCGATGTGCCGCTCGCATTAAGGGAAGTATCAAAGCCTTTGTTGAACTGCATATCGAACAGGGCAAAGTGCTTGAAAGCAATAATCAGTCGGTCGGTATCGTCACAGGGATTGTCAATGAATTATGGCTTAAATGTACCTTCAAAGGTGAGGCAGGGCATGCGGGTACGACACCGATGGCTATGAGGCATGATGCTTTAGTAGCAGCCTCGGAATTTATTCAAGCGGTTGAAAGGGAAGCCAGACAAACCGGTACAACGGTTGCGACCGTGGGGAAATTAAATGTTCTACCCGGAGGAATCAATATAATCCCGGGTACCGTAGAACTTACACTTGATCTGAGAGATCTTAACCAAGCAGTCAGTGATCAAGTAGAAGATAGTATTTTTAGGGAAGGGAAGCGAATTTGCCGTGAACGAAGTCTGGAAATGCGCACTGAAGTCTTGCAGCGGATTCCCCCTTCTCTTTGTTCTGAAGAGTTTCAGCGTGCGGCCAAAGATGCTTTTGACAAATTAGGACTCAAGCCCTTTTATCTCCCTAGTGGTGCCGGGCATGACGCGATGCAGCTTGTCAATATCTGTCCGATCGGCATGATCTTCATAAGATCTAAAGATGGAATCAGTCATAATCCAGCTGAATGGAGTTCCCCGGACGATTGTGCTAATGGTGCTAATGTTCTCTACCACACACTATTGAGGTTAGATAGCCTCGACGAGGAAGAATCCAAACAATTTTCTTCGATCGCGTGCTCTTAA
- a CDS encoding patatin-like phospholipase family protein has translation MENIGLVLEGGGMRGLYTCGVLEYFMENDLYFNYVIGVSAGACNAASYISRQPGRNEKVIIGFIKDWRYMSFRSLLLSKSYFGMDFIFDEIPNKHVPFDFKTFYKSPGVFLVGTTDCRTGKPMYLNKDDLGKQFQALRASASLPMLSPIVNYKGYELLDGGISDSIPIRKSIQDGNTKNIIVLTRNKGYRKRPGRFTALLKFKYKNYPHLIETMLNRYKNYNETLDYIEHLENQGKAVVIRPTQELEVDRLEKDPQKLYRLLHQGYEDTKSSYQQIREFIAGISLSDIKKQPR, from the coding sequence ATGGAAAATATAGGGTTAGTGCTTGAAGGCGGGGGTATGAGAGGACTATATACCTGTGGTGTCTTAGAGTATTTTATGGAAAATGATTTATATTTTAATTATGTAATAGGAGTATCTGCCGGGGCATGTAATGCCGCTTCCTATATTTCGAGGCAGCCGGGAAGAAATGAAAAGGTCATTATTGGGTTCATTAAGGACTGGCGGTACATGAGTTTCAGGAGTTTACTCTTAAGCAAATCCTACTTTGGCATGGATTTTATTTTTGACGAGATTCCTAATAAGCATGTTCCCTTCGACTTTAAAACCTTTTATAAGTCCCCCGGAGTTTTTTTGGTCGGAACAACGGATTGTCGGACGGGTAAGCCCATGTATCTGAATAAGGACGATTTAGGTAAGCAATTCCAGGCTTTAAGGGCCTCCGCCTCTCTGCCGATGTTATCACCGATCGTGAACTATAAAGGGTATGAACTATTAGATGGCGGTATTTCCGATTCCATTCCCATCAGAAAATCTATTCAAGACGGCAATACCAAAAATATTATCGTTCTGACCAGAAATAAAGGTTATCGCAAGCGTCCCGGGAGATTTACGGCTTTATTAAAATTTAAGTATAAAAATTACCCACATTTAATTGAAACCATGCTAAACCGTTATAAGAATTACAATGAAACCTTGGATTATATCGAACACCTGGAAAACCAAGGGAAGGCAGTTGTCATAAGACCTACCCAGGAATTAGAGGTGGATCGATTAGAAAAAGATCCCCAAAAGCTTTACAGACTGCTTCACCAGGGATACGAGGATACTAAAAGCTCTTATCAACAAATAAGAGAATTCATCGCCGGAATATCCCTCAGCGATATAAAAAAACAGCCACGCTGA
- a CDS encoding YojF family protein yields MNPIHKSTVQSALDYFLNRDVYLHLETTNGAYAVHRQESNMTVGAYIRNGRICFERGIITGDGPYRVGLKMELGWVYAEGLTDFELDSAGRLLLAGHDQEGRLAVALELSLSPFEL; encoded by the coding sequence ATGAACCCTATTCATAAGTCAACTGTGCAATCTGCACTGGATTATTTTCTTAACCGCGACGTGTACCTCCACCTGGAGACAACGAATGGAGCCTATGCGGTCCATAGGCAGGAGAGCAATATGACCGTAGGTGCCTATATCCGCAATGGCCGGATCTGCTTTGAACGGGGGATTATTACAGGGGACGGCCCTTACCGTGTCGGACTTAAAATGGAACTCGGCTGGGTTTACGCTGAAGGATTAACCGATTTCGAGCTGGACTCAGCTGGCCGGCTATTGCTTGCCGGGCATGATCAAGAGGGACGGCTGGCTGTGGCTCTGGAACTTAGTTTGTCCCCATTCGAACTGTAA
- the bshB2 gene encoding bacillithiol biosynthesis deacetylase BshB2 → MEENVLVVFPHPDDETFGCGGTIALFTQSGVPVTYVCGTLGQMGRNMGRPFFATRESLPNIREAELEEACRALGIHRLIKLGLRDKTIEFEDPDLLIDRLEKILREVRPSLVLTHYPGYSVHPDHNALAEVTIRAISRFPVQERPMVYAHAFARDCQNVLGPPDIIKDISSVAEVKLAAIRAHKSQSQVFYPRIANGPVKKPSPKSSFSHMLERESFWTYRFS, encoded by the coding sequence TTGGAAGAAAATGTTCTCGTAGTTTTTCCCCATCCGGACGACGAAACCTTTGGCTGTGGCGGAACCATAGCACTGTTCACCCAATCAGGCGTTCCGGTCACTTATGTCTGCGGTACTCTGGGACAAATGGGACGCAACATGGGAAGACCGTTCTTTGCCACCCGGGAATCATTGCCGAACATTCGGGAGGCAGAGCTGGAAGAAGCTTGCCGGGCTCTTGGCATTCACCGTCTGATTAAACTCGGGTTACGGGATAAAACCATTGAGTTTGAAGACCCGGACTTATTAATTGACCGGTTAGAGAAGATCCTCCGGGAGGTGCGGCCCTCTCTGGTCCTCACCCACTATCCGGGATATTCAGTTCATCCGGATCACAATGCTCTGGCTGAAGTAACAATCCGGGCAATTTCCCGCTTTCCCGTTCAGGAACGCCCCATGGTATACGCTCATGCGTTTGCCCGGGACTGTCAGAATGTGCTCGGCCCGCCGGATATTATCAAGGACATTTCCTCTGTGGCAGAAGTAAAACTGGCCGCGATCCGGGCACATAAGTCGCAGTCACAAGTGTTTTACCCTCGTATCGCAAATGGGCCGGTCAAGAAACCATCACCGAAGAGCTCATTTAGCCATATGCTTGAGAGGGAATCTTTCTGGACTTACCGTTTCTCATAA
- a CDS encoding IS1634 family transposase, whose amino-acid sequence MRLSISKSKNATSFYVIQSVFENGRRSTKVVEKLGTLAELQQKLNGRDPIEWAKSYIEELNQKEKEQSREVILKYSPSKVISKDQQRFFNGGYLFLQQIYHDLNLHKVSADISKKYKFSFDLNAILSRLLYGRILFPSSKLATYKHSSKFIEQTDFELQHVYRALEVISKEMDFIQSSLYTNSLKISKRNTGILYYDCTNYFFEIEQEDGLKQYGASKEHRPNPIIQMGLFMDGDGIPLAFNLNSGNTNEQITLKPLEQKILSDFKLSKFVVCTDAGLASEKNRRFNNEGERAFITTQSIKKLKKHLKGWSLESKGWHLADHDKTYDITELDEETYKDKCFFKERWIKENGLEQKLIVTYSIKYKNYQRQIRHSQIERAQKLLDSNPTKLSKSHQNDYKRFN is encoded by the coding sequence ATGCGACTTAGTATATCCAAGTCTAAAAATGCTACTTCATTTTATGTCATACAATCTGTTTTCGAGAATGGCAGGCGTTCCACAAAAGTTGTTGAAAAGTTAGGAACGCTTGCTGAATTACAACAAAAATTAAATGGGCGTGACCCTATTGAATGGGCTAAATCATACATAGAAGAACTTAACCAAAAAGAGAAAGAGCAATCACGTGAAGTCATCCTTAAATATTCGCCATCCAAAGTCATTTCCAAAGATCAACAACGTTTCTTTAACGGCGGTTATCTTTTTCTTCAGCAAATCTATCACGATCTTAACCTTCATAAGGTTTCCGCTGATATATCGAAAAAATATAAGTTCTCTTTTGACCTGAATGCTATACTGTCTCGGCTCCTTTACGGACGGATCCTTTTTCCTTCCTCCAAACTCGCTACCTACAAGCATTCTTCAAAGTTCATTGAACAAACTGACTTTGAATTGCAGCATGTGTACAGAGCACTAGAAGTTATTTCCAAAGAAATGGACTTCATCCAGTCTTCTCTTTATACTAACAGCCTCAAAATTTCAAAGAGAAACACGGGTATTCTTTATTATGACTGTACCAATTATTTCTTTGAAATCGAACAAGAAGACGGCCTTAAACAGTATGGCGCTTCAAAAGAGCATCGACCGAACCCTATCATCCAAATGGGTCTGTTCATGGATGGAGACGGCATTCCTCTTGCTTTTAACCTCAACAGTGGCAACACGAATGAACAGATTACACTTAAACCCTTAGAGCAAAAAATACTTTCCGATTTCAAACTTTCAAAATTTGTTGTCTGTACAGATGCCGGTCTGGCTTCTGAAAAAAATAGAAGATTCAACAACGAAGGTGAACGCGCATTTATCACGACCCAATCAATCAAAAAACTAAAAAAGCATTTAAAAGGATGGTCTCTCGAATCAAAAGGCTGGCATCTTGCAGATCATGATAAAACTTATGATATCACCGAGCTTGACGAGGAAACTTATAAAGACAAATGCTTCTTCAAAGAACGCTGGATTAAAGAAAACGGCCTGGAACAAAAACTTATTGTCACTTACTCCATCAAGTACAAAAATTATCAACGTCAAATTCGTCACTCACAAATCGAACGTGCTCAGAAATTACTCGATTCGAATCCGACGAAACTTTCAAAAAGCCATCAGAACGACTATAAACGTTTTAATTAA
- a CDS encoding IS1634 family transposase, giving the protein MLRNYSIRIRRNFQKAIRTTINVLIKKTSCTSDGEIAENELYALNNETIVAEQAYDGFYAVCTNLEGSAQEIIRISQRRWEIEECFRIMKSEFKARPVYLSREDRIKAHFTTCFMSLIIYRLLEKKLGNKFTCSEVINGLREMNFYEIKGEGYIPTYTRTDFTDALHETFGFRTDYEIIKRTQMKKIFNMTKK; this is encoded by the coding sequence GTGCTCAGAAATTACTCGATTCGAATCCGACGAAACTTTCAAAAAGCCATCAGAACGACTATAAACGTTTTAATTAAGAAAACCAGCTGTACGTCTGATGGCGAAATAGCTGAAAATGAACTCTATGCCTTAAATAACGAAACCATCGTTGCCGAACAAGCCTATGACGGATTTTATGCCGTTTGTACGAACCTCGAAGGTAGTGCTCAGGAAATCATCCGGATTAGCCAGCGGCGCTGGGAGATTGAAGAATGTTTCCGGATCATGAAAAGTGAGTTTAAAGCGCGACCGGTATATTTAAGTCGCGAGGATAGAATTAAAGCACATTTTACTACCTGCTTTATGTCCCTTATCATTTATCGATTATTGGAAAAGAAACTAGGGAATAAGTTTACATGCAGTGAAGTCATCAACGGATTGAGAGAAATGAATTTCTATGAGATCAAGGGTGAGGGATATATACCGACCTACACAAGAACTGATTTTACAGATGCGCTGCATGAGACTTTTGGTTTTCGAACAGATTACGAGATTATTAAGAGAACACAAATGAAAAAAATTTTTAACATGACTAAGAAATAA